A segment of the Pedobacter faecalis genome:
TTCGCCAAAAAAGAATGGATAAGAGTTACTTTGGACTAACAGACCCGGGCCGGGTTAGGGACAACAATGAGGATACTTTCATTGCGGAGAAAACCAAAAACAATGATGTTGTTATTGCCTGCGTGATCGACGGCGTGGGGGGCTATGCCGGGGGCGAAATCGCTTCGGCTATTGCCAGGAAATCAATCATACAATTTCTGAACCGTCCTAATGCGGATTATCCTGCGCTGATGCGGGATGCCATTATTGCCGCGGATGAGGATATACGCGCTGAAAAAATCAAGAACAACGGTCATGAACAAATGGCCTGTGTGCTTACCCTCGCGGTAGCTGATCTGGACAAAAACCAATTCTGGTATGCCCATGTTGGGGATACGCGGCTGTATTTGCTGCGCGACCGCTCGCTGGTCAAGATCTCCAAAGATCAGTCGTTCGTTGGTTTTATGGAGGACAGTGGGCGGCTGACCGAAGAGGAGGCCATGCGCCACCCGAAGCGCAATGAGATTAACAAGGCGCTGGGTTTCGGGATAAGTATTGCCGCCCAGCAGGATTATATTGAAACGGGTCATTCTCCCTTTTTGCCCGGTGATGTGTTGCTGGTGTGCAGTGACGGACTGAGTGATATGGTGAACCGGCAGCAGATGACGGACATTTTGAACAGTCCGGCTTCGCTGCAGCAAAAGGCGGAGGCCCTGGTTAAGGCAGCAAACCTGAACGGTGGTCTGGATAATATCACAGTAGTGCTTGTGAAGAATGATAAGCAGTCGGCCCAACACGAACCAGCCATGCCGGCGAGCAAAAACCGGAAGCAGCGTGTCGCCCCTACGCCGCTTGCGGATAAGGTCGAAAATTCTGACCCCCGGACGGCGCAGTGGGAAGGCGACAGGCTTTCTGCCACGCAGGGTGCCAGGCAAGAGACCGTACGCAGCAATACTGGCTGGATTACGCTGCTCTCTATTCTCTGCGTTGCTATGGCGGGCGTGATCGCTTTCTTGCTTTGGCAGAACAATCGCGCAGAACTTCGCAGTATGCAGCAGCGTAAACTAAGTGTCATAAAGCCACCGAGGAATGCACAGGAGAAAAAGTTGCAGGACACGATCAATAAGCTGAACCAGAATGTGCTGATCTTGACGGATTCTCTGTTTAAATCGCCGATACAGATCACAGAGCCCTTACAGATTGATCGCGATACACTGTACCTGATTGCAGAAAAGAATATTAGGTTGGTGGCAGATTCTACATTTAAAGGCATTCCGATCAATGTGAGGCCGGCCAATAAGCACCTGCGTCTGGAGAACTTCACCTTTCAGAACTTTTCGACTGCGATTACCTCGGGCAGCAATGCGCTTGAATTCAGGAAGGTGCGGTTTATTAACACGCCCAACGCTGTGCAAAGCGTATTCCGCTTTCCATCCGGCAGCTCCGTTAGCGGATCTGTTCCTGCCAGCACATTCACAACCGATTCCTTACCTGAAAAGATGAATTAACTATGCGCTTTCTGTTTTTGATCATATCTATTGTTTTAGGCGCACTGTTTTTTACGTTATATAACCACCTTCAGGATGGTTTTGACGAGGTGCCCTCGCGTTTAAGGAACGGCACCATGATAAACCTGAACGACAAGCAACCGGGAAAACGAATGCGCCAGTTGCTCGAGAAGGGTTATTATTTTGAGGACCCGCGCGATATGGCGCTGGTGGAGCGTGTGGTAGCAACGGCTAGTAAACCGGCCGGACTGGTACTCGACAATGTGGGTGAGATTAATAAAAGCCGGTATTTCGTAGATGCCGATATGGCTTTTGCAGAGGGTGGTAAAAGTTTTAAGCGCCGGGTACTCGACTCGAGGGCGCTACTGGGCTATACGGGCGAAGATTCGCTGCGTTTTACGCAGGAGCGTACAAATCCGCCTAAGCTTCCTGCTGTTGCGGATATGAAGAAGGGGGCATACAGCATTACCGGGAAGATTGTGGACTCGCTGGACCGACCGGTGGCGGGTGTATTGGTTAAGCTGCACATGGTGTTGCCTCAGGACAGCACCTACGCTGAAGATGAAGTGGGTATAAAGACGCTGGGCCTGACTGCTTATGTACGTACAGATGGGAATGGCAGCTATGCCTTTATGCACCTGCCTGATGGTAAGGCTTACCAGGTTTTGCCTCTGCAGCCGGGCTCGCAGTTTGGCCGTTCCCAGGGTGTGCAAGTGCTCGACAGTGATGTGTCTTTTGTTTTCCGGCAAAGTCCGCATAGCATACGCTTGTTTTCGGTAAGGGATTTTAAAATTCTGAAAAAAGAACGCTCACTCATTGTACGGACGGCGGAAGAGTTTAATCAGTGGTTCCTCATTATTGCCGGATCCTTCTTCTTTGGTTTCTTCCTGCTCAAGGCTATCCTGGCATGGAAGTTTCCCCAGGCAGATCAGTTGCTCCTTCCGGTAATTATGCTCATGACGGGCTTATCGTTCATCTCTCTTCTCAGTTTGCAGGACCCATTGCGCGACCGCTTTCTGGCCAGAGATACACTGACGTTTTTTGGTATAGGTATAGGCGGCATTATTGTCATGCTGATGGTTAAGTTCAGGCGACTTACGGTGGACTCTGGCTTTTACCGGATGTTTATTCTTGGCCGGAGCAGCGGGAAGGCCAGCGGATGGCAATGGGCCATTGCCTCGCTCGTTCTTCTTGGCTTAACAGTCGCTTTCGGCAGCGGTCCGGAAGGTAGCGGGGTTAAGGTAAACCTGTTTGGCGTTCAACCCAGCGAACTGGTAAAATATGGCATTATTTTATTCCTTGCCGGCTTTTTCGCCAGCAATGAAAAGTTCATCACAGAATACAGCAGCTGGCACAAGCGCTGGTACTTCTTCTCTTTCGCGCTGGTGGCGATGGTGCTCGCCATTCTCCTGTATCTCACCCTGGGTGATTTGGGTCCGGCGATGGTGGTATGTTTTACATTTATTATTTTATTCTCCTTTTCAAGGGGCGATTTTGCGATGATGATGGTAGCCATCATCACCTATACTTTGTCGGTTTGGTTCCTGAACATCTGGCTGGGCAGTCTGCTTACAGCTGTGTTACTGACGCTTGCGATGATTTTCTATGAAAAGCGCACCAGTGAATCGGCCATCATGATTATTATGGTTATGGCTGGTTTCCTGCTTATCGATCAGATTCCGTATTTGGATAAACTGATACCGGGGCCGGTGAACCGCCTGAATGAGAGAAAGTCGATCTGGCAGGATCCATGGAATAACGAGGTGTATGGGGGCGACCAGGTGGCGAACGGTATTTGGGCTATGGCTGGCGGGGGCATCAGCGGACAGGGTGTTGGCGAGGGCTTCGCTAAGAATATACCTGAGGCGCATACGGACATGATCCTTCCGGCTATAGGTGAAGAGTTTGGTTGGGCAGGTGTGGTTAGTATTTTCATTTTGTTCCTTATTTTTCTGAACCGGGCTGTAGTGATTGGTCGGCAGACGGGTACGCCCTTCCTCTTCTATTTATGTTCGGGCATTGGCATCAGTATGTTTGTACAGTTCCTCTTGATTGCAGGGGGTTCTACAGGAGCCCTGCCTTTGTCGGGCGTTGCCCTACCCTTTATCAGTTACGGCGGCTCCTCGCTGGTGGCGAACATGCTGGCAACGGGTGCGTTGCTTTCCATCTCTGTGATCAGGGGAACCCCGGTGCAGATGGAGTTTATTACCCGGCAGCAGGACCGCAACCTCGTGCCTGCTTTGTTGTCGGCCAGTATTGCGATACTGCTGCTGACTTTCACGGTTTCGCGTTATATTATTGATAATAAAAGATGGGTGGTGCAACCGGCTCTGGTGGCCGACCGCAGCGGGCTTCGCATGTTTAGCTACAATCCGCGCATCTCTATCTTAATGAATAAATTGGAGGCGGGGCAGTTGTACGATCGTAAAGGGCGCATACTGGCTACAAGCAATCCTGATTTTGTGCGCAAGCAGCGTAAAACTTTGCAGGCAGCCGGCGTAAACTACAATCTGGACTCGGCAGAACATAAACGGGTAGACCGCTACTACCCTTTTGAAGAGCAGACGTTCTTCTGGACCGGCGACATGAATACCGGTGTGTTTACCGGCAGTACGAACGGCTATTTTGCCGAGTACGAACACGCTGCGGAACTCCGGGGTTTCCGGACACCAACGGCTTCGTTTAGCACTAAGGCTAGCAAATACCGCGAAAACCGCTTCCTGCCTCGGGGTGTTAAAGAGATGACGGTGAGTAAGCGCGACTACGCGGCCCTGGCCCCGCTCCTGCTGGCGGGCATTAACAGTGCCGATGTGGATGCCTTCAAAAAACGTAACCGCGATGTGAAACTGACGATTGATGCCAGGTTGCAGGCCACGATACAGCAGTCGATAGCCAAAGATGATTCGCTGCAGAACAACAGGGTATCGGTGGTGATTATGGAAGACAATACCGGCGATGTGCTTACCTCGGCGGTGTATCCGCTGCCACCGGTGAAGGACTGGGAGCTTCTGACCATGAGCGCTGCAGAACAGAACCGCTTGTCGGGATGGTATACCAACAGCGACCTTGGTTTTACTTACGCTACGCAGCCGGGGTCGACCGCCAAACTGGTGACCACCATGGCGGCGTTTAACAAGTTGGGTTTGGCGGCGGCCGAGCGAAAATTTCCGGTGGCTGCGCATGAAAGGATCCGGACTAAAGGCTTGGAACCTGATGAGACTGGCTTGATCAGTCTTGAACGGGCCTTGGTAAAGTCGAACAACGTGTACTATATCAAACTGGCCAACGAGGAGCACCTGGAGGAGGATATGGCCCGCCTTTATCTGAAAACAGGAATGTTCCTGCATGGGGTTGGCGGTTATTATTATGAAAAGGGTGCGCAAAACGCCGAGCAGGAGAAGGAATGGTTTTCACTGTGGAGGGAGACGGAGTTTAACACCAAACCGCGTTATGATCCGGCAAGGATACGCCGGACCCGGGCGAAGGGGATTTCGGGCATGGCATGGGGACAGGGTGAACTGATTGCTACCCCCGCGGCCGTGGCGCGCGTGGCGATGGGCGTTGCCAACAAGGGCACGCTGGTACCGAATCGTTATGTGCTGAAGGTAAGTGATTCTGCAACTTCAGTGAAACCGGGTATAAAACTTGCTGAAAACCCTAGGTATGCTGAACTAATGAAAGATTATATGCTGAAGCAGAGTGCGGGTAAAGTGTGGACGCTGAAAATGAATGTTGCCGGAAAAACGGGTACACCGGAACGGATATGGAAGCAGGAGCAGATTAACGATGGCTGGTACGTTTTCTTTGTGCCAAAGAAAGATGGTCAGGGACATGTGGTGACCTGCATTCGTATTGAATCGACCAAAGGTTCCAGCAAAGCGGTGTTGCTTGCTGGCCAGCATGTGATCCCTGCCCTGCTTAAGCTGGGATATATCAAGGATTTTAAAGAGGAATTGGAAAAAGGTAAGAAAAAGCAAACAGCAAATAAGATTAAAGCCGATGAGTATGTTCAATCTTTTTAATAAGAACACCCCGGATAAACCGAGGGATATAAAAGCGATCAGGGAAGCCATGCTGTTTTTCATAAAACAGGAGATGCAGAAAATGGAGGGCGGCGAAGGACGGTCGATAAAAGGCTTGCAGCTGTGCATCGCCTGTTTGCCGGAAGAGCGTTACCTATACGACGCTGCGGTTTTCTCAGCGGAAGAGAATCGCTTTAAACAGGAGCTGCAGCGGCTGGCGGATGATTTTGCTATTGACCTGCCCGAACGTTGGACGCTGGATATTGCCTTTCTGGATGAATTGCCAGAAGGCGCTGTGAAAATGGATCAGTTGGATGTGGCACTCTGCATAAAAATGCCGGAGATCACCATTACACAAAAGTCGGACACCGCTTTTCTGCGCGTTCTGAACGGCGAAGCGGAACAACAAGAATATACCATAAGTGCTGCCGACGGACGTATTAACATCGGCAGGGAACGGATGGCGCAGGATCAGGATGGCTTTGTGCGTGAAAACCACATTGCCTTTCCGGACGGCAGCAGCAACCAGGCCAATAAGTATGTGAGCCGACAGCACGCACATATCATCTGGAATGAGGAGAGCGCTGCCTTCATGCTGTTTGCCGACGACGGAGGCGTGCCGCCGAGGAACAAGGTAAAGGTAAAATCGCCCTCGGAGCATAACCCGGTGAAACTGACCTTTACTGAACTGGGACATGCGCTGCAGGAGGGTGATCAGATTATTCTGGGCGAGTCGGCCGTGCTGGAATTTAGTTATAGCTCACACCAATCTGCAACAGTCTGATGGCGAAAGTATTTACGATAACGGAAGGGCTCGAGAACATGGGAGCGCTGCGTACAGGCGGCCAGGGTTCTGTGTATAAAGGTAAACGAACGGGTGCCATTATTACCGCCGTAAAATTGTTGCCTACGCCCATCCATTCTGAGGATCACGAGGACAAACATTTCCGGGATTTCAAGAATGAGGTGGAAAAGCTTAAGAAGGTTAACGAAAACCCAAGTCCGAATGTCGTGAAAATCCTGAGCTCGGGCCTCACCGAGAGCGGTGCCCTCCCTTTTATAGAGATGGAGTATATCGAGGGCCCCGAGTTGGAGGAATTACTTAAACCGCCGCATCAGCCGGTGTTCAGCATCAGGGAAAGCTTGAAGCTTGCCCAGCAGTTGGCCGCTGCGCTGGCGCATTGTCACCGTGTGGGCGTGAAGCACGGTGATATAAAGAGCAATAACGTGAAGTTTAACGCGAGCACAGGCAACTATGTACTGCTGGATTTTGGTCTGGCCGTGATGTCGGACGAGCAGCGCAGAACGAGTTTGCGGAACGCTGGGGCCGTGGAGTTTATGGCTCCTGAACAGCATGAAGGCGAAATGCTCTTTCAAAGCGATGTTTACAGCTATGGTATTATCCTATATGAATTGCTGGCTGGTACTGTACCCTTCCCACTCATTAACAGTCACGATACCTCGCGCAACATGGTGATGCTTGCGCATATAGAAAAAGAAATACCGGATCTGCTGGCTTTGAGAGAGGCGCGCTTGCCTGAAAGCTGGTCGGACGACAAGCGAAGTCACGAAATGCGGGTTCCACCCTGGTTGCTGCAGGTCATTTACAAATGCCTGGAAAAGCGCCCGGAGAACCGGTTTGCCAACGGCACGGAACTTTATGAGACTATCTGCGGCTATATGGAAGCTGCTGATCGGAATGAAGATGCGGCCATCATGCTTGACGCTTACAAGGAGCAGAATGAAAAGCTTTTGGCTACGGTGAAACGGTATGAAAGGTTGAACAAAGCGAAGTGGTGGATAGCTGCGGCGGCCGTAATACTTCTCGTGTTAAGCTTTTTGGGAGTGGCGGCATTGTTCGACGATCGGGCTGACTTGCCCCAAAATGGAGTTCTGCCTGACACCAGCACCCAGGCACAGCAATTGGCTGATACTGCAGCCGCGCCTAAAAGCGATACAGTGCGGAATACGGTTGTACAGCCGCCACCTGTGAATAAAAAGCCTAAGGATCCGAAGAAAAATAGGCGGACAAAAGATGGATTAGTTGATGATGTACCTTATTTTTAGAAAATAATATTCAAACTATGAGCAAAGTATTTACCATAGCAGAGGGGCTTGAAAACCTGGGTGCGCTGCGTACGGGCGGACAAGGTTCTGTGTATAAGGGTAAGCGGTTGGGCGAAATCATTACTGCGGTAAAGATATTGCCTACGCCGATCCTCTCGGAGGACATGTCGGACAGGAACTACCGCACGTTTAAAAATGAGGTGGAAAAGCTAAAGAAGGTAAATGAGGTTCCGAACCCGAACGTAGTTAAGATCATGAATTACGGGCTCACCGAAAGTGGCTCCTTCCCGTTCATAGAAATGGACTATATAGAGGGTCCAGATCTTGGTGATCTACTGAAACCTCCTCATGAGCCGGTATTTACAATAAGGGAAACGATTAAGGTGGCCGAGCACCTAGCCAGCGCTTTAGCACATTGCCATAAAGTGGGTGTTAAACATGGCGATATCAAGAGCAATAACGTGAAGTTTAACACGGCAACAGGCAACTATATTTTATTTGACTTTGGCTTGTCGATCATGTCGGACGAGCAGCGGCGGAGTAGTATACGCTATGCCGGTGCGGTTGAATTTATGGCGCCCGAACAGCATGATGGAGAAATGTTCTTTCAGACGGATGTGTATAGTTATGGTGTAATTCTGTATGAACTGCTTGCAGGCTCAGTACCCTTCCCACAGATCAACAACAGTGAGACACACCGGAATGCGGTGATGCTTTCCCATATGGAAAAGCCAGTGCCCGACTTGCTAGACCTTCGGCGTCAGAACATCCCCGAGGGCTGGTCGGCCGAAACAAAAGCTGAGGAGATGAACGTGCCGGCCTGGCTTCTTAATCTGATCAGGAAGTGCCTGGAAAAACTTCCTGAAAAAAGGTATGCAGACGGCATAGCGCTTCAAAATGCGCTGATTCATCACAGAGAACTTGTCGCCCCACCTATGGAGACCCCTAGCCTGGCTTTACCCGAACCTGAGGAGGCCTCGCCAGACGCGGTAAGGGTTTCCAAGCCAATATTCTACGTGATGGTATTAGCGCTGGTTGCGCTGACGTTATTTGCGGCTTATTCTATCTATCTGAACGATATTAATCAGCGGCAGCTTGCATACTATACAGATAGCCTGAGCAATACGCCAGATACGACATCGCTTGTCGCGGAAACGATACCGGAAGACACGGTAAATACCATTAAGCCTATCATTACAGATACGGCAGCGCTACAGGGCAGCACGGATGTAGACAGTCTTAAACAAATCTATGAGGCGCAAATGGGTGCCGAGCAGCCAACGGAGCAGCAGTCTGCAATTCCAAAAGAAAACACGTCAAAAAACAAAGACATTGTACTGGTTAGTGAAGGTGTTCGTTATCAGCTGCCCAAAGGCACCCTGTTCTTTTACGATGCCCCTCAAACGGATGCGTCTAAGCGCGGGGTGTTCGGTTTATGGACCATGAATAAGTTTAGCGTAGTAGATGAACAGAATGGTTTTATTTATGTAACCCACACGAATAATGATGGCGAGGTTACAAAAGGCTGGCTTAATAAAGCCGACCTGAAAGAGGTTCCATAATTTTTTTAGTTTTTTTAAAACTTTTTATAGTGCCTCACGTTATATATTCGGTTTGTTTGGTTTAGGTTGATCTGTGGTGGGTCAACCATCTTTAATAACAGGGATAGCTTTTAGCTTATCCCTGTTTCTCTTTTATTTCAGATTTTCTTAGGCACAATTCGGGGCAAATTCTATTTTTACAGAAAAACTAACCAATTAAAACACCATTAAAACAGTTATTCTGATGAAGAGAGTATTGTACCTGATCGGTTTATCGGCTATTTTATATAGCTGTGGTAAAAGTGACACCAGCGCTACTTATGTGGCCCGGCCGCTGACAGTAAATGAGAAATTTAACAGCAGCGCTCCTGATAGTGTTCTGAAAATATATCCTTATAAGGGGGAAGATGCCGGGTCGGACGGCAAACCAGTGTATACGGTTAAGTTTAGGGATACGCTTGTTAAAATCCAGATGGGCGAATCAGATACTGGAGCTGTTGCTGAAAAATTTGGCTTTGCAGAGTTTATCAATACACAAAAAACGGCGATGCTGGTGCAGGTGGCGGATAACTCGGGACTTACTGCACCCTTTTTTATCGTTGCCTTTAACGACGGCAAGCTTGACGTGGCCAGCCTTTACAGGGCTTCAAACGGCAAGCGCGACAAAGATGTTACAAAGGGAATTAACCAGATTGGCCGCAATGGTTACGTGGTGAACAATGACTTCTTTGTAGCCAATGTAAATGCGAAAGTATATGTGCTTAAAAGACAAAATCCGGAAGAGCGCATACAAGGTGAATTCCTTACACACTCTCCTGACCGGACTACACTGGTTTTTTTAACGCCTAACTCGCTATACCAGGTGAATTATGTAGCTAATGAAACTTTAAACGTTCCTTACAGGCCTGAAGAGGCTGACAACATCATCAGAACTGTGCAGCAAAATTACACCTGGCAGCAGCAAGGCAATACCAGCGTGTATTTCTTTAAGCCCGGTAAGGACCGTGTCGTAGATATTTCAGAATTTAACTAGTCTTGCGGCCGGTTAAATAATAGACCGGAATTCCGATTAACATAATCACAACACCCCATCCGCATGTGCTTGTCTTAAATATCAGCAAGGCAATGCATAGTGCGGATGCGGTGATGATATAGAAGGCAGGAAGAAAGGGATAGCCAAACGCTTTATAGGGCCGCTCGGCCTCTGGCATTTTCCGCCTTAAGATAAAAATGCCGTATATAGTCAGAATATAAAAGACGAGCACGATAATCACCACAAAATCGAGCAATGCGCCGTATTTCCCGGTGAGACATAGTACGGAGGCCCAAACACTTTGTACCCACAATGCGCGTCCGGGTACATCTGCTGAATTTAGACGTGCTGCCTGTTTGAAAAACAACCCGTCTTTGGCCATAGTGTAATATACCCTAGCCCCTGCCATAATAAGTCCGTTGTTGCACGCAAAGGTGGATATCATAATCATGAGGGCAATAATGACGGTTCCTGCAGGCCCGAAAATTGACTGAGCGGCCACTACTGCAACCCGGTCAGATTTTGCTGTGGCTATTTCGTTCAGGGGAAGAACGGAGATATACATCAGGTTGGCCAGGATATAAATCACACTGACGATAAAAGTTCCAAGAAAGAGGCTTAATCCGACGTTGCGCTGGGGATTTTTGATTTCTCCGGCAATAAAAGTAACTCCGTTCCAGGCGTCGCTGGAAAAAAGGGAACCTACCATAGCTGCAGCAATACCTGACACAAGGAGGGTACCGCTCACATCTGCCCAACTCAGGGAGCTGGTGTCGAAAGCACGTGGCTGCCAGGCGTCGGCCCAGTTGGCATTCCATACTTCGGAACTTGCTGCCAGGCTGAATCCAAAAACAATGAGACCAAATAGTGATAATATCTTAATGATGGTGAGGATAGTCTGCAGCATCTTACTGTTTTTAACTCCCCTGCTGTTCAGATAAGTAAGCAGCACAATAGTGATGATAGATACGATCTGGGCGGCATTGAGCTGGAAGGAGCCTGCTGTCCAGAGAATATTTTCATCGCTGAAAGGTTCGTAGAGGTATGCGGCAAACTTTGAAAATGCGACGCCGACCGCTGCAATGGTTCCGGTTTGTATGACAGCGAAGAGACTCCAACCATACAAGAAGGCTATGAGTTTGTTGTAAGCTTCTTTTAGGTAGATGTATTGTCCACCGGCTTTTGGAAACATTGCACTTAGCTCACCATAACTGACTGCGGCGATCATGGTAATAACCGCTGTGAGAACCCATACGAGTATCAGCCAGCCCGCCGAACCTACATTGCGTGCGATATCCGCACTGACAATAAAGATGCCCGACCCTATCATGGATCCGACTACAAGCATGGTTCCGTCGAGTAACCCAAGTTCTCTTTTAAACGTGCCGTCGTGCGACTGTGCTTCCATATGTTTGTTTGCTAAAACTACCTTTATTGAATATTTTCTGGGCTAATATATTTAAAAGTCAGTTAAGTTCAATGCGACTGTATGTGAATCATTTTTAGCATAAATCGGACGGATTGGACCGCCGAAATAAATATTTGCGGTCGGAGCCTCAAAAATTTGGTAATTACGCAAACACCGCTATTTTTGCAATAGCCCATCACCCCGTATTCGATTGATTTTCTTTTGAATAGAGGGTAGGGCTAAAACAACCAAATATCTAAAGACCTATCAGAAATTTAAACGAGAACATTTATGGAGTTTTTACAACAGAATTTAATTTATCTCATCCCTGCACTGGGGCTTGCGGGTATTGTGGTGATGGCGGTTAAAAGTGCCTGGGTAAACAAGCAGGATGCGGGCGACAAAAACATGCAGGAACTGGCCGGCTACATCGCCGACGGCGCAATGGCTTTTCTGAAAGCGGAATGGCGTGTCCTGAGCATTTTTGTACTTGTTACGGCTGCTCTCCTGGCCTATTCGGGCACAGTGCATGAGATAAACGGAGTAGAACTCCACTCTAGCTGGATTATTTCCATTGCCTTTATTATCGGTGCTGTTTTTTCAGCTACGGCTGGCTACATCGGCATGAAGGCTGCGACCAAAGCGAATGTACGAACCACGCAAGCTGCCCGTACAAGTTTAAAGCAGGCCTTGAAGGTATCGTTTACCGGCGGTGCTGTAATGGGACTTGGTGTAGCAGGACTGGCTATTTTTGGTTTGGGAGGTCTGTTTATTGTATTCCTGAACATTTTCGATGTTGTTGAAGCAAACAGCACGCAAATGAAGACCGCTATTGAGGTGCTGACCGGCTTTTCACTTGGCGCAGAGTCGATAGCCTTGTTTGCCCGTGTGGGTGGTGGTATATACACCAAAGCCGCTGATGTGGGTGCCGATCTGGTGGGTAAGGTGGAAGCTGGTATCCCGGAAGACGATGTGAGAAACCCTGCGACCATTGCTGACAATGTGGGTGATAACGTAGGTGACGTGGCAGGTATGGGTGCCGATCTCTTCGGATCTTATGTGGCAACTATACTGGCGACGATGGTTTTGGGACAGGAAATTCAGGTAACTGACGATTACAATGGCATGTCGCCCGTTTTATTGCCAATGGTTATCTGCGGGCTCGGCATTATCTTTTCGATCATAGGTACATGGTTCGTCCGCATCAAGGGTGAGGATTCCAATGTTCAGAATGCATTGAACCTGGGCAACTGGGGTTCTATAGTCATTACGGCTATTGCTTCGTTTTTTGTTGTGAAAGGGATGTTACCTGAACAGCTTCACTTACGCGGTGTGGATTTTTCAAGTCTGGATGTGTTTTATTCCATTATCGTCGGTTTGGTTGTAGGCACGCTGATGAGTATTATCACGGAATATTACACCGCGATGGGTAAAGGACCTGTGAATTCTATCATTCAGCAGTCGGGCACGGGGCATGCTACGAATATTATCGGAGGCTTGTCTGTGGGTATGAAATCTACCGTGGCCCCTATCCTGGTGCTTGCGGGGGGAATAATTCTTTCCTATGCTTTTGCCGGACTTTACGGAGTGGCTATTGCAGCCGCTGGTATGATGGCCACTACGGCTATGCAGTTGGCGATTGATGCGTTCGGACCGATTGCCGATAACGCAGGCGGAATTGCAGAGATGAGCCAACTTCCTCCTGAGGTGCGCGAGCGCACCGATAATCTGGATGCGGTTGGCAATACCACTGCTGCAACAGGAAAGGGCTTTGCAATCGCCTCGGCAGCACTTACATCCCTGGCATTGTTTGCCGCTTTTGTCGGTGTTGCGGGGATATCGGCCATCGATATTTATAAAGCACCGGTGCTGGCGGGCTTGTTTGTCGGCGCTATGATACCGTTTATATTCTCCGCATTATGCATTGCAGCCGTGGGTAAAGCCGCTATGGATATGGTTAGGGAGGTTCGCAGACAGTTTCGTGATATCCCCGGTATTATGGAGTACAAAGCTAAACCGGAATATGAAAAATGCGTCGCCATATCGACTAATGCTTCTATCCGTGAGATGATGCTGCCGGGCGCTATCGCGATCCTGGTTCCGATTATCGTGGGATTCGGTTTCAAAGGTGTATTCCCGGAAGTAAGTTCGGCAG
Coding sequences within it:
- a CDS encoding serine/threonine protein kinase; translated protein: MAKVFTITEGLENMGALRTGGQGSVYKGKRTGAIITAVKLLPTPIHSEDHEDKHFRDFKNEVEKLKKVNENPSPNVVKILSSGLTESGALPFIEMEYIEGPELEELLKPPHQPVFSIRESLKLAQQLAAALAHCHRVGVKHGDIKSNNVKFNASTGNYVLLDFGLAVMSDEQRRTSLRNAGAVEFMAPEQHEGEMLFQSDVYSYGIILYELLAGTVPFPLINSHDTSRNMVMLAHIEKEIPDLLALREARLPESWSDDKRSHEMRVPPWLLQVIYKCLEKRPENRFANGTELYETICGYMEAADRNEDAAIMLDAYKEQNEKLLATVKRYERLNKAKWWIAAAAVILLVLSFLGVAALFDDRADLPQNGVLPDTSTQAQQLADTAAAPKSDTVRNTVVQPPPVNKKPKDPKKNRRTKDGLVDDVPYF
- a CDS encoding serine/threonine protein kinase, producing the protein MSKVFTIAEGLENLGALRTGGQGSVYKGKRLGEIITAVKILPTPILSEDMSDRNYRTFKNEVEKLKKVNEVPNPNVVKIMNYGLTESGSFPFIEMDYIEGPDLGDLLKPPHEPVFTIRETIKVAEHLASALAHCHKVGVKHGDIKSNNVKFNTATGNYILFDFGLSIMSDEQRRSSIRYAGAVEFMAPEQHDGEMFFQTDVYSYGVILYELLAGSVPFPQINNSETHRNAVMLSHMEKPVPDLLDLRRQNIPEGWSAETKAEEMNVPAWLLNLIRKCLEKLPEKRYADGIALQNALIHHRELVAPPMETPSLALPEPEEASPDAVRVSKPIFYVMVLALVALTLFAAYSIYLNDINQRQLAYYTDSLSNTPDTTSLVAETIPEDTVNTIKPIITDTAALQGSTDVDSLKQIYEAQMGAEQPTEQQSAIPKENTSKNKDIVLVSEGVRYQLPKGTLFFYDAPQTDASKRGVFGLWTMNKFSVVDEQNGFIYVTHTNNDGEVTKGWLNKADLKEVP
- a CDS encoding APC family permease, coding for MEAQSHDGTFKRELGLLDGTMLVVGSMIGSGIFIVSADIARNVGSAGWLILVWVLTAVITMIAAVSYGELSAMFPKAGGQYIYLKEAYNKLIAFLYGWSLFAVIQTGTIAAVGVAFSKFAAYLYEPFSDENILWTAGSFQLNAAQIVSIITIVLLTYLNSRGVKNSKMLQTILTIIKILSLFGLIVFGFSLAASSEVWNANWADAWQPRAFDTSSLSWADVSGTLLVSGIAAAMVGSLFSSDAWNGVTFIAGEIKNPQRNVGLSLFLGTFIVSVIYILANLMYISVLPLNEIATAKSDRVAVVAAQSIFGPAGTVIIALMIMISTFACNNGLIMAGARVYYTMAKDGLFFKQAARLNSADVPGRALWVQSVWASVLCLTGKYGALLDFVVIIVLVFYILTIYGIFILRRKMPEAERPYKAFGYPFLPAFYIITASALCIALLIFKTSTCGWGVVIMLIGIPVYYLTGRKTS
- a CDS encoding sodium-translocating pyrophosphatase; this encodes MEFLQQNLIYLIPALGLAGIVVMAVKSAWVNKQDAGDKNMQELAGYIADGAMAFLKAEWRVLSIFVLVTAALLAYSGTVHEINGVELHSSWIISIAFIIGAVFSATAGYIGMKAATKANVRTTQAARTSLKQALKVSFTGGAVMGLGVAGLAIFGLGGLFIVFLNIFDVVEANSTQMKTAIEVLTGFSLGAESIALFARVGGGIYTKAADVGADLVGKVEAGIPEDDVRNPATIADNVGDNVGDVAGMGADLFGSYVATILATMVLGQEIQVTDDYNGMSPVLLPMVICGLGIIFSIIGTWFVRIKGEDSNVQNALNLGNWGSIVITAIASFFVVKGMLPEQLHLRGVDFSSLDVFYSIIVGLVVGTLMSIITEYYTAMGKGPVNSIIQQSGTGHATNIIGGLSVGMKSTVAPILVLAGGIILSYAFAGLYGVAIAAAGMMATTAMQLAIDAFGPIADNAGGIAEMSQLPPEVRERTDNLDAVGNTTAATGKGFAIASAALTSLALFAAFVGVAGISAIDIYKAPVLAGLFVGAMIPFIFSALCIAAVGKAAMDMVREVRRQFRDIPGIMEYKAKPEYEKCVAISTNASIREMMLPGAIAILVPIIVGFGFKGVFPEVSSAEILGGLLAGVTVSGVLMGIFQSNAGGAWDNAKKSFEKGVEINGEMHFKKSEPHKASVTGDTVGDPFKDTSGPSMNILIKLMSIVSLVIAPYIAVSASERLSMQAPVMQLEKSMHSMQKQLEKQMDSLERAVQASLPDETDAQ